The Akkermansia muciniphila genome contains a region encoding:
- a CDS encoding TIGR00282 family metallophosphoesterase — translation MITILFIGDVVGEPGRTAVKHMLPELKKEHGADFIIVNGENAAAGRGITPRLAQELLHAGVDVITTGDHVWDQAELAPWLDSEPRVLRPLNYPQGTPGHGSVVVETPRGKIAVMQVQGRSFIQPPLENPFLISEAEARRLREEEGVNVIFVDMHAETTSEKISTGYNLDGLVSAVIGTHTHVQTADETILEHGTAYLTDAGMCGPALGVLGREKEPIIQRFRSSMPAKFPVANWPVRLCGAVVQVDEATGKALNIARISQTVEKPAS, via the coding sequence ATGATTACCATACTCTTTATAGGCGATGTGGTCGGCGAGCCCGGCCGCACCGCCGTGAAGCACATGCTTCCGGAACTCAAAAAGGAGCACGGGGCGGACTTCATCATCGTCAACGGAGAAAACGCGGCTGCCGGACGCGGCATCACCCCCCGGCTGGCGCAGGAACTGCTGCATGCCGGAGTGGACGTCATCACGACCGGGGACCACGTCTGGGACCAGGCGGAACTGGCGCCGTGGCTGGACTCCGAACCGCGCGTACTGCGCCCCCTCAACTATCCCCAGGGCACGCCGGGGCACGGAAGCGTGGTGGTGGAAACGCCCAGGGGGAAGATAGCCGTCATGCAGGTGCAGGGGCGGTCCTTCATCCAGCCCCCGCTGGAAAACCCCTTCCTCATCTCGGAGGCGGAAGCCAGAAGGCTCAGGGAGGAAGAAGGCGTTAACGTCATCTTTGTGGACATGCACGCGGAAACCACCAGTGAAAAAATCTCCACCGGGTACAATCTGGACGGGCTGGTTTCCGCCGTCATCGGAACCCACACCCATGTGCAGACCGCGGATGAAACCATCCTGGAACATGGCACGGCCTACCTGACGGACGCAGGCATGTGCGGCCCTGCCCTGGGAGTGCTGGGCCGCGAAAAAGAGCCCATTATCCAGCGCTTCCGCTCCTCCATGCCCGCCAAATTCCCTGTGGCCAACTGGCCCGTCCGCCTCTGCGGAGCCGTCGTGCAGGTGGATGAAGCCACCGGCAAAGCCCTCAACATTGCCCGCATCAGCCAAACCGTGGAAAAACCGGCCTCCTGA
- a CDS encoding tRNA threonylcarbamoyladenosine dehydratase — translation MPNATDHEARFGGIGRLYGTSGLDLLRNSRMAVIGIGGVGSWAAEALARSGVGTIILMDLDDLCITNTNRQIHALASTVGQSKTEAMAARIREINPDAETISINSFYTASNAEKLLAAKPDVIIDAIDSLAPKAHLIASCYRSKQLLVTCGGAGGRVNPAKIEIADLSRTKGDPLLSSLRYKLKKDYGLPLGEKARKLKIPCVFSQETPVYPTCDGETSCTRDPEFQGKMGCDAGFGSITHITGTFGFFAASAAIQTLLNKKQTSPQP, via the coding sequence ATGCCCAACGCCACAGACCATGAAGCCAGATTCGGCGGCATTGGCCGTCTGTACGGAACCAGCGGGCTGGACCTTCTCCGGAACTCCCGCATGGCCGTCATCGGCATTGGCGGCGTAGGCTCCTGGGCGGCGGAAGCATTGGCCCGCTCCGGAGTAGGAACCATCATCCTGATGGACCTGGATGACCTCTGCATCACCAACACGAACCGGCAAATTCACGCGCTGGCGTCCACCGTCGGCCAGTCCAAGACGGAAGCCATGGCCGCACGCATCAGGGAAATCAACCCGGACGCGGAAACCATCTCCATCAACAGCTTCTACACGGCCTCCAACGCAGAAAAACTGCTGGCGGCGAAACCGGACGTCATCATAGACGCCATTGACTCCCTGGCGCCCAAAGCGCACCTCATCGCCTCCTGTTACCGCAGCAAGCAGCTCCTGGTCACCTGCGGCGGCGCGGGAGGACGCGTCAACCCCGCTAAAATAGAAATAGCGGACCTCTCCCGCACCAAGGGAGACCCCCTGCTCTCCAGCCTGCGCTACAAACTCAAAAAAGACTACGGCCTCCCGCTGGGGGAAAAAGCCCGCAAGCTGAAAATCCCCTGCGTCTTCTCCCAGGAAACTCCCGTGTACCCTACCTGTGACGGAGAAACCTCCTGCACGCGCGACCCGGAATTCCAGGGGAAAATGGGTTGTGACGCCGGGTTCGGCTCTATCACCCACATCACTGGCACCTTCGGCTTCTTTGCGGCCTCCGCCGCCATTCAAACGCTCTTAAACAAAAAACAAACATCACCGCAACCATGA